In Melitaea cinxia chromosome Z, ilMelCinx1.1, whole genome shotgun sequence, a single window of DNA contains:
- the LOC123668558 gene encoding uncharacterized protein LOC123668558 encodes MYESECWATKVTAERRVHAAEMRMLRWLCGVTRKDRIRNKNVTGSLKVASVTKKIRRSRLAWYGHVMKRDERYIGKRMRDECRMTKSDRWVKKAMDELCESGHEKQKNKR; translated from the coding sequence ATGTATGAatcagaatgttgggcaacgAAAGTGACGgctgaaagaagagtgcacgcagccgagatgagaatgctgaGATGGCTGTGTGGAGtgacgaggaaagatcggattagaaataaGAATGTAActggaagtttgaaagtagcatcCGTGACGAAGAAAATAAGGCGCagtaggttagcgtggtatgggcatgtaatgaagAGGGATGAACGCTATATTGGTAAACGAATGAGAGATGAATGTCGAatgacgaagagcgatcggtgGGTCAAAAAAGCAATGGATGAATTGTGTGAGTCAGGACATGAGAAACAAAAGaataagcgctga